One window from the genome of Apium graveolens cultivar Ventura unplaced genomic scaffold, ASM990537v1 ctg4977, whole genome shotgun sequence encodes:
- the LOC141702383 gene encoding agamous-like MADS-box protein AGL62 — MAKKFSIGRQKIKIAKIERKNHLQVTFSKRRSGLFKKASELCTLCGVEIAIIVFSPAGKVFSFGHPNVEGIIDWFFSRNPPPSNSSTLHLVEAHRSMTVCELNFHLTQIFNELEGERKRGEALDDMRQASQSQFWWESPVEKMGFDELQQLKDCMEALKKNVNNQANSILIESANSNLPPFGFNGHRAFNQFEGKPNQIDPASHVPGYGYGNGYFGLSNFAA; from the coding sequence ATGGCCAAAAAGTTCAGCATTGGCCGCCAAAAGATCAAGATTGCCAAAATAGAGCGTAAGAATCACCTGCAAGTTACCTTCTCAAAGCGTCGATCAGGCCTTTTTAAGAAGGCGAGTGAGCTCTGTACACTTTGTGGAGTTGAGATTGCCATTATAGTCTTTTCTCCAGCTGGAAAAGTGTTCTCCTTTGGACATCCTAATGTTGAAGGTATAATTGATTGGTTTTTTAGTCGCAATCCTCCACCTTCAAACTCAAGCACTCTCCATCTCGTTGAAGCTCATCGTAGTATGACTGTTTGCGAGCTGAACTTCCATCTCACACAGATTTTCAATGAACTAGAGGGTGAGAGGAAGAGAGGAGAGGCACTTGATGACATGAGGCAAGCTAGCCAGAGCCAGTTTTGGTGGGAATCTCCAGTCGAAAAGATGGGATTTGATGAGCTTCAACAATTGAAGGACTGCATGGAAGCGTTGAAGAAAAATGTGAACAATCAAGCTAATAGCATCTTGATTGAGAGTGCAAATTCTAATTTGCCACCTTTTGGTTTTAATGGACACAGGGCCTTTAATCAGTTTGAAGGTAAGCCTAATCAGATTGATCCTGCTTCTCATGTCCCTGGTTACGGATATGGTAATGGTTAT
- the LOC141702382 gene encoding agamous-like MADS-box protein AGL62 — MAKKFSIGRQKIKIAKIERKNHLQVTFSKRRSGLFKKASELCTLCGVEIAIIVFSPAGKVFSFGHPNVEGIIDRFFSRNPPPSNSSTLHLVEAHRSMTVCELNFHLTQIFNELEGERKRGEALDDMRQASQSQFWWESPVEKMGFDELQQLKDCMEALKKNVNNQANSILIENANSNLPPIGFNGHRAFNQFEAKPNQIDPASHVPGYRYGNGYFGLSNFAA; from the coding sequence ATGGCCAAAAAGTTCAGCATTGGCCGCCAAAAGATCAAGATTGCGAAAATAGAGCGTAAGAATCACCTGCAAGTTACCTTCTCAAAGCGTCGATCAGGCCTTTTTAAGAAGGCAAGTGAGCTCTGTACACTTTGTGGAGTTGAGATTGCCATTATAGTCTTTTCTCCAGCTGGAAAAGTGTTCTCCTTTGGACATCCTAATGTTGAAGGTATAATTGATAGGTTTTTTAGTCGCAATCCTCCACCTTCAAACTCAAGCACTCTCCATCTCGTTGAAGCTCATCGTAGTATGACTGTTTGCGAGCTGAACTTCCATCTCACACAGATTTTCAATGAACTAGAGGGTGAGAGGAAGAGAGGAGAGGCACTTGATGACATGAGGCAAGCTAGCCAGAGCCAGTTTTGGTGGGAATCTCCAGTCGAAAAGATGGGATTTGATGAGCTTCAACAATTGAAGGACTGCATGGAAGCGTTGAAGAAAAATGTCAACAATCAAGCTAATAGCATCTTGATTGAGAATGCAAATTCTAATTTGCCACCTATTGGTTTTAATGGACACAGGGCCTTTAATCAGTTTGAAGCTAAGCCTAATCAGATTGATCCTGCTTCTCATGTCCCTGGTTACAGATATGGTAATGGTTATTTTGGTCTGAGCAACTTTGCTGCGTAA